Genomic window (Prosthecochloris aestuarii DSM 271):
ACACTGCAACGGTCAATGCGTCAGTCGTGTCGGATGACAATCGCATGGGGATGACCGTGTTCGGTTTCTACAGGGACCGCGAACCGTTCGATGCTAACGATGACGGTTTTTCGGAGCTTGCAAAAATCAAGAACACGACTCTTGGTCTCCGTGCGTTCAAGCGGATCGGAGATCGCGGCAAGCTGACAGCGGATCTGTTTACGATCAATGAGGAGCGTCGTGGCGGCAACAGGTTCGATGAGCTTCCTCATGAAAGCGATGTAACCGAGGGGGGGGAGCACCAGATCGTCAGTGGTGCGTTGACCTATGATCAGTATTTCAGGGATTTTGACAAGCTTTCAGTGTACGTTGCCGCACAGGATGTTCTGCGCGACATGTATTACGGTGGAGGTCAGGCCCTCGACGCATACGGGCGTACCGATGACCTGAGCCTGCAGCTTGGCGCCCAGTATAAGGCGGTGTTCGGTTCATCACAGGTTATCGCCGGTGTCGAGAACAACAGTGAAACACTTGTAGACGAAAAGCTGGGCTACTATGATATAGATGACGCGGTACACGTTCCAACGGCAAAACTGGCTGATCAGGAAAGTACTATTACCGGTGTGTTTGGTGAGTACCAGTATATCTGGAACAATCTGAAAGCTACACTTGGCCTTCGCTGGGATACGTACGAGGTAACCAATAACGTCTACCCTGATGCCGATGTCGATGGTGATATCCTTCTGCCACGGGTAACATTGCTCTATTCATTCAGCAACGATCTGCAGGCCCGCCTGAGCTACGCGGAAGGATATCGTGCCCCGCAGATTTTCGATGAGGACCTGCATGTCAACTCTTCCGCATCGATGCAGATCCGTCATGAAAACGCTTCCGGCCTGAAGGAAGAGACCAGCAGTACCTATACGGCATCACTGGATTACAATACCAGAAAACACGGGGTGAGTTACGGTTTCCTTGCCGAAGGGTTCTATACTGAGTTGCGTGATGCATTCAGGGTCGATATTCCTGAAGAGCCTGATGTGCCCGGTGGTTACGTCTATACCGCCACCCGTTATAATGCCGGAGATGCAACTGTACAGGGGGTCAATCTCGAGGCCCATGTTGCTCCTTCAGACAGGTTCGCTTTCAGGGGTGGTGTAACCATCCAGACGAGTGAGTACGATGAGCCCGATTCTGACTTCGGAGAGGAAAGGTTTTTCCGTTCGCCTGATACGTACGGGTTTGTCACCATGGACTGGAAGCCGACCTCTCGGCTGGGGATTTCCCTGACCGGCAGCTATACCGGTGAGATGCTCGTGCCACATGAGATGGAGCCGATGGCTCTGAACAAGAGCGATGCATTTTTCGATGCTGGCCTCAAGCTTCGCTACACTGTTCCGATGGATGATTCAGGGGTGCAGCTTTACGGCGGCGTGAAGAATATATTCAACTCCTATCAGGATGATTTCGATACGGGTGAAGACCGCGATCCGGGCTACGTTTACGGGCCTCTTTCTCCGCGGACGTTCTATGTTGGCATGAAGTTCGGTAATCTTCTCTGATGTTTGTTGTTGTGTTGTGTGGCGTCAGCTTGGCTGGCGCTACGTTTTTGCAGGCTTATTAATAATTGATGATTTGAGTATGAAACAGGGTTTATTTACCGCAATCCTGATCGCGATCACCTATGCTGTTTCCCTGAGCTTTTATGTCTGGATGGGCACGACCTCTCCGGATTCGATGTTTCACGCAGTCTATAAGGGAGGCCCTGTCGTTTCTGTGCTAATGGCACTGATCCTGATGGTGATCGCCTACATTGTCGAGCGAATCATTGCCCTCAACAAGGCGTCGGGAAAAGGAAATATTGCGGAGTTTGTCAAAAGCCTTAAATCGGATGTCGATAACGGGCAGATCGATTCGGCTATTTCAAAATGCGATGATCATCAGAGTTCTCTTGCAGCAGTGATGCGGGCTGTGTTCGAGCGATACAAGGTGCTTTCCATTCACCATGTTACCGACAGGGAAAAGAAGATCAGCGAGATGGAAAAAGCGGTAGAGGAGGCGACCATCATGGAGATGCCGCTGCTCGAGAAAAATCTTGTGGCGATATCTACGATTGCCTCTATTTCAACGATGGTCGGTCTTCTCGGGACGACCATGGGTATGATCCGGGCGTTTACCGCGATGGCGACCAGCGGAGCCCCTGATGCGGTGCAGCTGTCTTTGGGTATTTCAGAAGCACTGTTCAATACGGCACTGGGTATTTTTGGCGGGATTATCGGGATTGTCACCTACAATATTTTCACCCATAAAGTGGATGCGTTTACCTATGTGATCGATGAGGCGGCATTCTATATTATACAGACGCTCGGGTCCGCTAAATCAGAGTAGAGTCCTCTTATGTCGAAGATTAAATCCAAAAGGATTGGTTTCAGGATCGATATGACGCTGATGGTCGATGTGGCATTTCTTCTGCTGACCTTTTTTATGCTGACCACGAAGTTTCGTCCACCCGAGCCGGTAAAAGTTGATATTCCTTCTTCTCATTCGGAACAGAAAGTTCCTGAATCGGGAATCCTCACCGTCACGATCAGCGGTGATAACGCGTACTTCATGGGGGTCTCATCGCAGCCCGACAGAGTGGCTCTTTTTGAGCGTGTTATCGGGCCAAAACTCAAGGCATCAGGTGCCGACCCTGCCGCTGTCGAAGATTCCCTGCAGCATTTCAAACTTGCCGAGAGCTTTCCTGTCGATCGGGGAGAAATTGAGAGGTTCGTCATGACAGCCAGGGTCTCAAACCAGAAAATCCGTCCAGTCGTCAAGGCGGATATGAGTGCTGATTTTGAGGCCGTTGATCATGTGCTGAAGGTGTTTAAGGAATCCAATATTCTTACCTTCAACCTGGTAACCGCTCTCGAGAAGGAGGGAGGCTGATATGGGACTGGTTGATTCTCCTAATGATCGCAGATCTTCACGTAAAGGCAGCCGTCAGAGTAAACGTCTCGGTTTTCATATTGATATGACGCCGATGGTGGATGTGGCGTTCCTGCTGCTGACGTTCTTCATGCTGACAACGACCTTCGGCAAGCCCAATACCATGGAGATCAATATTCCGCCAGAGAGCGGAGAGGTCAAGATTGCCGAAAACAACGTTATGACATTCCGTATCGTTGAAGACGGTTATGCGTACTGGTCGATCGGCGATCAGACTCCGACCCGGATCAGCCTGTACGACGAAGGCCGTGAACGCGGAGCAATGTCGCTCGGAAAGGAGCTTCGTCTCATGCTCCGTCAGCAGACCGCCTTGAACGCTAAGTTGGTAATTATTGTCAAAATCAGCGACAGGGCCAAGTACAAGTACCTTGTCGATCTTATTGATGAGTTCAATCTTCTTCAGATCGACCGTTTCAGCCTCGATGATTTTACCGATACTGACGCGCATGTGATCAGTGCATTCGGATCGGCTAACAACACCGTCAGGGGGGAGAGCAGTGAATCTTGAAAAGATACATAAAGGCGCACCAGACAAAGTGAATCGCTGGACGTCGGGAAGCGGTTACCTTGATACGGATCGTTTGCGTGGTGTAGGGTACGGTAACCTGGTGCTGCGCCGCCAGAGCCACCTGTATCTTGCGCACGGAGTGGTCACAGCAGCAGTTCTTCTTGGAATGTTCTGGGTGGTGAGTGGTAACTGGGAGCGGTTTATCGGAGTTTTGGGTCTGGGTGACGGTAGGCAAAGCGCTGAGATAGAGTATGTGGCCATTACCCATGCAGTGCAGTTGCCGCCTCCTCCGCTGATCGATAAGCCGTTGCCGCCGAAGGCGCCGGAGGTTCCTGCGCAGCTGGTCATGCCGCCGAAAGTGGAGACGCCTCCGAACGTTGGGAAGGTGAAGCAGGTGAAGAAAGAGGAGGCTCCGCCGCAACAGACGCTCGCGACGCAGGAGGAGATCCGCGAGGTGGTGCAGAAGCAGCCGGGAGTCGGTGAAGCAGGCTCTGGCGGGGGCGCAGGGGGGATCGGAGACGGGCCGGTGTTTGTTCCGGTCGAGAAAATGCCGACGTTCAGGCGACAGGTCAAGCCCCGTTATCCGGAGTACGCTCGCCGGGCAGGTATCGAGGGAAGAGTGTTTGTCAGTGTCCTGATTTCAGAGCGAGGCAAGCCGATCAAGGCGCAGATCATGAAGCGCGAGCCGGGGGACAGAACGGTTTTTGACGAGGCGGCTATAGACGCGGTGATGAAATCCCGCTATACCCCGGGCATCCAGAACGGCAGGCCGGTCAAGGTCTGGCTGACCCTGCCGATACGTTTTACCCTTCGTTGAGAAGGTTTGCATGAGGGTTGATGATGAGGCGTACGCAGGAGTGTCACCGTTTGAAATCCGAAATGCAACCATCAGGATTGCTCAAGCTGTTTAAAAAAAGTGACCGTTGCGAGGTTTTCCCATCCCGCAGTCAAAGCTATTGGCTGTGTTTGCCGAGCAGCGGGGTGCGGGTCGTTTCCGCAAGAGGTTTCCTGGCAACGAGTTCAAGATTCGGGATGCTGATTGCTGGCTCAATCGGGGTGTCATCTGTTATCAGCACAATTTTTCTTCGGCGTATGTCAGCTTTTGCTTTGATGTGCACGGCAGTGGCTCTGTAGAACAGGAGCAACAGTTCAGTGTTCTTTTTCATTGCGGACGAGTTGCTGCTATGGTATTTCTTGTTTGATGTTTTCTATTTTTAATTTGTCTAAATTAAAAATAATTTGCACATTATAGATGACACGTTAGCCGTGTCTCCATTAATGATTCTCCTTTGTTCTTTGAGCCCCTTCGTTCCCCATACGGAGGGGCTTTTATTAAAGGTGGTCCACGGTGGTCTTCAATCCCTGAATCGTTATGATATGTTCATGCATGATGTTGAGCGGGTTAGGCTTGATGTACATGCAGACGTTTTTTGTTTATGCGAAATAACCTGTTAAGTGCGCATCGGAAGCATTGTAGAACCTATGGGGCACTGTCCTTCGATGGTTTCCGGGAAAGTGAAAAAGCGTCGTGAATACGTTTGCTGCTTGTGGCACCGTGATGCGGGTGCGTCTCGTTGAGCAGCGTAGTTGAATGTTTTGCCGCTGAGGAATACATGAATGTTTGAAAACCTTTTTGTGCATTGCCATTGCGCTGAAAATAGTGATCAGCGAATAGAGAAACAGGATGCGTTCTGAATGTAACACGGAGCACCAGGCTCTGATTGGAAAAATTGCCTGCAGCAGAGTATTGCAATCGAACTGATTGATATGGGTGATCATCGTGCTGATCGGTTTCAATCAGAAGGCCGGTCATTGACCTGAGGTGGTCGTTGGTATAGGTAGCCGATTGGCAGGATGGCGATACATGAGCATTGAGGCGTATTGATACTGGCGTAAGTGGCTCTCTGTGGCAGGTTTTTGTCGAGGATTGTTATTAACAATAAATAAATATTGGAGAGGATATGTCACTGGTTGATCTGAAGGACTATCTGCAGAAGAGGAAGCGTGTGTCAATCGGCGACCTCAGCATTCATTTCAGAACATCGAGCACTGCTCTTGAACCGATGCTGGAGCATTGGGTGAGAAAGGGATCGGTTCAGAAGGTGGCGCATGAAGGGTGTTGTCAGGGGACGCACGTCGGCTGTAGCTGTGGCGGAAATCATCAGGAATGGTATGAATGGACGGGCGGTTAGGTGTTATCAAGGGCGAGACGCTTGGCGAGTCAAATGATATGTATCTTCTGACCGTGTTTCGTTTGGTGGAGCGTGGTGGAGAGGTTTCAATCAGCCATCTTGCCGAAGCGACTGGTCACAGCATGTCGACCGTTTCGGAAAAAGTGAGACGGCTTACCCGGAGAGGCTATCTTTTACATGAGTGGCGTGGAGCGGTAACATTAAGCGCAGAGGGTTGGCGTTATGCGGGCAGGTTGTTGAGAAAACGCCGGCTCATTGAGACTTTTCTTGTTTGTCAGGCCGGTTACAACGTGTATGATGTGCATGTTGATGCATGCCGTCTTGAGCATGTGATCTCGGATAGGTTGACCGATGCGCTTGAACGGATGCTTGATTATCCCCGTCATGATCCTCATGGTCATCCCATCCCGGATAAGGAAGGAGTTATTAGCGCTGCATATACGGTTTCTCTCACTGTGCTCGATGAAGGATGTCATGCTGAAGTGGTGTCACTCAATAGCGAAGATATGGAGCGGTTGAAGTACCTTGATGAACTGGGCTTCAGTCCGGGAGTTACTTTTCGTCTTCTGCATAAGGCTCCTTTTGACGGTCCTCTTACTATCGACATGAACGGTTATTGTTTTTCTCTTGCGCTATCTCTGGCATCCTCCATTGACGTTGTGGTTCAGAAAGATTTGTCGTCTGGAACAAATGGCATGTCATAGCGTTATTGTATCAGATACGGCACGTTTTCATGCATGCCGTATCTGAACATTTTTTTTATCCCTGAACAATACATTCGGAAGGACAGACCGATGCGCAGGCCTGGGTGTCGAGTCCTTCGCATTCATTGCAGGCTGAAGCGTCTATCATGTAGATCTCTTCGCCTGCTGAAATTGCATTGACCGGGCATTCCGGTTCGCATGCGCCGCAATAGGTGCATTCTTCTGTAATGTAGAGTGCCATAATTCTTTTCTTTTGATTGTGATGGATGAGGCCGCAATGGCCTGTCGTTCCTGTTTTTTGAGTCCATTGATCGGCATCAGGAGATAAAATACATTTCAAAATGAGGTTCGTCAATACAGAACTTGTCAGTTCGGTGAACCGAATTTTCGTTCATTTTTTGCTTATTTTTATTTTGTCTAAATTAAATAAGTTCCTATTTTTTGTCGTTGTTTTTTCAATGCACAAAGCTCAGACAGGTATGGATTAATCTCGAGGAGGATGTATGAAATCACCATATTTCGATATTTCTCAACCATTGATGGAAAAATGGAAATCACAACTCGATCAGTTATCGGCTGATAAGCAGAGACTTGAATCATGGCTTTTCGTTCAGGCGTCAGGGGTCTTGTTTGTCGGAAAGACCGGTGAGCTGATTATCCTGAAAAAGGATTTTTTTCGCATGCCCGTCTATGACATGACGCGCTCTATCGGGTTGTTTTGCGGTTTCTGGGGGCTTAGGTACAAGGTTCTTGTCGATAGTGCTCATTCAATGAAGGTTATTATTTATAAAGCTGATGCTGTTGAGAGGAGGCTGCAGAGGGCTTCAAAAAAATTTCTTCACTGTTATCTTTGTTACCCTTTCGGGCTTTCGGCAACAACGTTTTTGCATGAGGTTGGCTGTCGATGGAAGCGAGATGGCAGGGTGCCGCATGAGATAGGGATAGCTTTGGGCTATCCGCTGAAGGATGTCTGGGGATTTATGGGTTTTCGGAAATGCCACTGCCAGGGTAGCTGTGGATGGCAGATTTTCGGGGATCCGCAGTACTCCATGAACATGAGGGCGAGATTTGATGAGGCAAGAAAAACAGCAGTCGGACTGCTTAATGCTGCCTGAGCGATATGCCTTGATCTTTTTCTGCAGCTCTTGCCGAGCTCCTGCTATG
Coding sequences:
- a CDS encoding TonB-dependent receptor, which translates into the protein MILKKQLRNALAVLALCSVPVQGTLADTVTGKVTSKGAAVPYANVMVKGTTIGAAADENGMFTLSGVPAGSKIIEVRAMGYGSLKKTVDVGASGTIEVDFNLASSAVRGSEMVVTGSRDEVPRKESPVIVSTVTAEELTDITQSTVVSEGLNLATGLRVENDCQNCGFNQLRMNGLEGPYSQILINGRAVFSAVAGVYGLEMIPTNMIERIEVVRGGGSALYGSNAIGGTVNLILKDPVQNSYDFSATSSWVGVGEGEFGDAANDYTATVNASVVSDDNRMGMTVFGFYRDREPFDANDDGFSELAKIKNTTLGLRAFKRIGDRGKLTADLFTINEERRGGNRFDELPHESDVTEGGEHQIVSGALTYDQYFRDFDKLSVYVAAQDVLRDMYYGGGQALDAYGRTDDLSLQLGAQYKAVFGSSQVIAGVENNSETLVDEKLGYYDIDDAVHVPTAKLADQESTITGVFGEYQYIWNNLKATLGLRWDTYEVTNNVYPDADVDGDILLPRVTLLYSFSNDLQARLSYAEGYRAPQIFDEDLHVNSSASMQIRHENASGLKEETSSTYTASLDYNTRKHGVSYGFLAEGFYTELRDAFRVDIPEEPDVPGGYVYTATRYNAGDATVQGVNLEAHVAPSDRFAFRGGVTIQTSEYDEPDSDFGEERFFRSPDTYGFVTMDWKPTSRLGISLTGSYTGEMLVPHEMEPMALNKSDAFFDAGLKLRYTVPMDDSGVQLYGGVKNIFNSYQDDFDTGEDRDPGYVYGPLSPRTFYVGMKFGNLL
- a CDS encoding MotA/TolQ/ExbB proton channel family protein; its protein translation is MKQGLFTAILIAITYAVSLSFYVWMGTTSPDSMFHAVYKGGPVVSVLMALILMVIAYIVERIIALNKASGKGNIAEFVKSLKSDVDNGQIDSAISKCDDHQSSLAAVMRAVFERYKVLSIHHVTDREKKISEMEKAVEEATIMEMPLLEKNLVAISTIASISTMVGLLGTTMGMIRAFTAMATSGAPDAVQLSLGISEALFNTALGIFGGIIGIVTYNIFTHKVDAFTYVIDEAAFYIIQTLGSAKSE
- a CDS encoding ExbD/TolR family protein, whose protein sequence is MSKIKSKRIGFRIDMTLMVDVAFLLLTFFMLTTKFRPPEPVKVDIPSSHSEQKVPESGILTVTISGDNAYFMGVSSQPDRVALFERVIGPKLKASGADPAAVEDSLQHFKLAESFPVDRGEIERFVMTARVSNQKIRPVVKADMSADFEAVDHVLKVFKESNILTFNLVTALEKEGG
- a CDS encoding ExbD/TolR family protein, whose protein sequence is MGLVDSPNDRRSSRKGSRQSKRLGFHIDMTPMVDVAFLLLTFFMLTTTFGKPNTMEINIPPESGEVKIAENNVMTFRIVEDGYAYWSIGDQTPTRISLYDEGRERGAMSLGKELRLMLRQQTALNAKLVIIVKISDRAKYKYLVDLIDEFNLLQIDRFSLDDFTDTDAHVISAFGSANNTVRGESSES
- a CDS encoding energy transducer TonB; amino-acid sequence: MNLEKIHKGAPDKVNRWTSGSGYLDTDRLRGVGYGNLVLRRQSHLYLAHGVVTAAVLLGMFWVVSGNWERFIGVLGLGDGRQSAEIEYVAITHAVQLPPPPLIDKPLPPKAPEVPAQLVMPPKVETPPNVGKVKQVKKEEAPPQQTLATQEEIREVVQKQPGVGEAGSGGGAGGIGDGPVFVPVEKMPTFRRQVKPRYPEYARRAGIEGRVFVSVLISERGKPIKAQIMKREPGDRTVFDEAAIDAVMKSRYTPGIQNGRPVKVWLTLPIRFTLR
- a CDS encoding FeoC-like transcriptional regulator — its product is MSLVDLKDYLQKRKRVSIGDLSIHFRTSSTALEPMLEHWVRKGSVQKVAHEGCCQGTHVGCSCGGNHQEWYEWTGG
- a CDS encoding metal-dependent transcriptional regulator; translation: MDGRLGVIKGETLGESNDMYLLTVFRLVERGGEVSISHLAEATGHSMSTVSEKVRRLTRRGYLLHEWRGAVTLSAEGWRYAGRLLRKRRLIETFLVCQAGYNVYDVHVDACRLEHVISDRLTDALERMLDYPRHDPHGHPIPDKEGVISAAYTVSLTVLDEGCHAEVVSLNSEDMERLKYLDELGFSPGVTFRLLHKAPFDGPLTIDMNGYCFSLALSLASSIDVVVQKDLSSGTNGMS
- a CDS encoding 4Fe-4S binding protein; the protein is MALYITEECTYCGACEPECPVNAISAGEEIYMIDASACNECEGLDTQACASVCPSECIVQG
- a CDS encoding DUF3793 family protein — encoded protein: MKSPYFDISQPLMEKWKSQLDQLSADKQRLESWLFVQASGVLFVGKTGELIILKKDFFRMPVYDMTRSIGLFCGFWGLRYKVLVDSAHSMKVIIYKADAVERRLQRASKKFLHCYLCYPFGLSATTFLHEVGCRWKRDGRVPHEIGIALGYPLKDVWGFMGFRKCHCQGSCGWQIFGDPQYSMNMRARFDEARKTAVGLLNAA